Proteins encoded by one window of Musa acuminata AAA Group cultivar baxijiao chromosome BXJ2-9, Cavendish_Baxijiao_AAA, whole genome shotgun sequence:
- the LOC103999288 gene encoding EIN3-binding F-box protein 1 encodes MATLVKYGGNDVICPGPFYSNLTDSSLLLSLGQKADVSGPPCKRYRVTAPLISRAGEKVIDEEKQPRSIDTLPDECLFEILRRLPGDKERSNSACVSKHWLMLVSSIRSSELAACNKVCDESVKNPSLFLNNDVIVDEQESENNGYLTRCLDAEEATDIRLASIALGTCSRGGLGKLSIRGSNSTRVTDVGLSAIAHGCPSLRVLSMWKVPFVTDVGLSEIANGCPLLEKLDLCQCPLISDKGLIAVAQKCPDLTSLSIKSCSRIGNEGLQAIGRCCPKLKSVTINDCLQVGDKGIASLVSSASSSLESIRLRTLNISDIALAVIGHYGKNVIDLSLTELQDVNEKGFWVMGNTHGLQKLKSISINCCNGLTDTALQAIAKGSPFLKQLFVCKSCYLSDAGLIAFAGTAKALESLHLEDCNQITLMGILGALLKRSAELKSLSLVRCLGLKDISFEFSQLPSCMSLRSLTIQDCPGVTSASIQVVGRICPQLQNIDLSGQVGVTDESLIPLIKSSEVGFVEINLTGCVNVTDDLVTMLVKVHGSSLKMLNLHGCRKITDRSLLAITESCSALDDLDLSSCSVGDYGVALLASARQLNLHILSLASCSQVTLKSLPFLGNLGLSIVGLNLQDCSLISAHGLRLLEEKLWWCDIIS; translated from the exons ATGGCGACGCTCGTCAAATATGGAG gcaACGATGTTATCTGCCCTGGCCCTTTTTACTCGAATCTCACTGATTCGAGCCTTCTCCTTTCTCTTGGTCAAAAGGCTGATGTCTCCGGCCCCCCTTGCAAGAGATATCGGGTCACGGCACCTCTTATCTCCAGAGCTGGAGAAAAGGTCATAGACGAAGAGAAACAGCCCCGATCGATCGACACCCTTCCTGACGAGTGCCTCTTTGAGATACTCAGGCGGTTGCCCGGAGATAAGGAGAGGAGCAACTCTGCTTGTGTCTCCAAGCACTGGCTTATGCTTGTTAGCAGCATCCGTTCTTCAGAGCTTGCTGCTTGCAATAAGGTCTGCGATGAATCTGTGAAGAACCCCTCGCTGTTCCTGAATAATGATGTGATTGTCGATGAGCAGGAAAGCGAGAACAATGGGTATCTCACCAGGTGCTTGGATGCAGAGGAAGCTACGGATATTAGACTTGCTTCTATTGCCCTTGGAACCTGTAGTCGTGGTGGGCTAGGCAAGCTTTCCATCCGAGGAAGCAATTCAACTCGTGTTACTGATGTTGGGCTTTCTGCTATTGCTCATGGTTGCCCTTCCCTACGGGTTCTATCTATGTGGAAGGTACCCTTTGTCACTGATGTTGGCCTATCTGAGATTGCCAATGGATGCCCATTGTTGGAAAAGCTTGACCTCTGCCAGTGTCCACTGATTTCAGACAAGGGCTTGATAGCTGTTGCTCAGAAGTGCCCTGACTTAACATCTTTGTCAATTAAATCTTGTTCGAGAATTGGCAATGAAGGTCTGCAGGCTATTGGCCGTTGCTGTCCAAAACTAAAATCTGTAACTATAAATGACTGTCTGCAGGTTGGTGACAAAGGAATTGCAAGCTTGGTTTCTTCAGCCTCTTCTTCCTTGGAAAGTATAAGACTTCGGACCTTGAATATCAGTGATATTGCTCTTGCAGTCATTGGACACTATGGGAAGAATGTAATTGACCTATCTCTCACTGAGCTTCAGGATGTGAATGAAAAGGGATTTTGGGTTATGGGAAATACTCATGGCTTACAAAAGTTGAAGTCCATCAGTATCAACTGTTGCAATGGGCTTACTGATACTGCCTTGCAAGCTATTGCCAAGGGTTCCCCCTTCCTGAAGCAGCTCTTTGTTTGCAAATCTTGCTACCTGTCTGATGCTGGTTTGATAGCATTTGCTGGAACAGCAAAGGCACTTGAGAGTTTGCACCTTGAGGATTGTAACCAGATCACTCTTATGGGCATCCTTGGTGCTCTTTTGAAGCGCAGTGCAGAATTGAAGTCACTGAGTTTGGTGAGATGCTTGGGCCTCAAAGACATATCTTTTGAATTTTCACAACTGCCGTCATGCATGTCACTTAGGTCCCTGACTATCCAAGACTGTCCAGGAGTCACTAGTGCTAGCATACAAGTGGTAGGGAGGATCTGCCCCCAGTTACAGAATATAGATTTGAGTGGTCAAGTTGGGGTAACTGATGAATCGCTCATCCCACTGATCAAGAGTTCTGAGGTGGGCTTTGTGGAGATCAATCTGACCGGTTGTGTTAACGTAACAGATGACTTGGTAACTATGCTGGTCAAGGTACATGGAAGTAGTCTGAAGATGCTTAATCTTCATGGTTGTAGGAAGATCACTGATAGAAGCCTTCTGGCAATTACAGAAAGTTGCTCTGCGCTTGATGACCTTGATTTGTCAAGTTGTTCAGTAGGTGATTATGGTGTGGCACTCCTGGCATCAGCAAGGCAGCTTAACTTGCATATCCTCTCTCTTGCAAGTTGCTCACAGGTTACACTGAAGAGTCTGCCATTCTTGGGAAACTTGGGGCTTTCCATCGTGGGCCTAAATCTTCAGGACTGCAGCTTGATCAGTGCCCATGGGCTGAGGTTGCTTGAGGAGAAGCTATGGTGGTGTGATATCATTTCCTAG